One window of the Lemur catta isolate mLemCat1 chromosome 6, mLemCat1.pri, whole genome shotgun sequence genome contains the following:
- the RACGAP1 gene encoding rac GTPase-activating protein 1 isoform X1: protein MRHPEPCLLFPYPVHASWPCSCFLLGRKMDTTMLNLRNLFEQLVRRVEILSEGNELQFIQLAKDFEDFRKKWQRTDHELGKYKDLLMKAETERSALDVKLKHARNQVDVEIKRRQRAEADCEKLERQIQLIREMLMCDTSGSIQLSEEQKSALAFLNRGQPSSGNAGNKRLSTIDESGSILSDISFDKTDESLDWDSSLVRTLKLKKREKRRSNSRQFVDGPPGPVKKTRSIGSTVDQGNESIVAKTTVTVPNDGGPIEAVSTIETVPYWTRSRRKTGSLQPWNSDSTLSSRQLEPKTETDNAGTPQNNGGMRLHDFVSKTVIKPESCVPCGKRIKFGKLSLKCRDCRVVSHPECRDRCPLPCIPTLTGTPVKIGEGMLADFVSQTSPMIPSIVVHCVNEIEQRGLTETGLYRISGCDRTVKELKEKFLRVKNVPLLSKVDDIHAICSLLKDFLRNLKEPLLTFRLNKAFMEAAEITDEDNSIAAMYQAVGELPQANRDTLAFLMIHLQRVALSPHTKMDIANLAKVFGPTIVAHAVSNPDPVTMLQDIKRQPKVVERLLSLPLEYWSQFMMVEQENIDPLHVIENSNAFSTPQTPDIKVSLLGPVTTPEHQLLKTPSSSSLSQRVRSTLTKNTPRFGSKSKSATNLGRQGNFFASPMLK, encoded by the exons AAAGATGGATACTACGATGCTGAATTTGCGGAATCTGTTTGAGCAGCTTGTGCGCCGGGTGGAGATTCTCAGTGAAGGAAATGAACTCC AATTCATCCAGTTGGCGAAGGACTTTGAGGATTTCCGTAAAAAGTGGCAGAGAACAGACCATGAGCTGGGGAAATACAAGGATCTTTTGATGAAAGCGGAGACTGAGCGTAGCGCTCTGGATGTTAAGTTGAAGCATGCACGTAATCAGGTGGATGTAGAGATCAAACGGAGACAGAGAGCTGAGGCTGACTGTGAAAAGCTG GAACGACAGATTCAGCTGATTCGAGAGATGCTCATGTGTGACACATCTGGCAGCATTCAACTAAGCGAGGAGCAAAAATCAGCTCTGGCTTTTCTCAACAGAGGCCAACCATCCAGCGGCAATGCTGGGAACAAAAG ACTGTCAACCATTGATGAATCTGGTTCCATTTTATCAGATATCAGCTTTGACAAGACTGATGAATCACTG GATTGGGATTCTTCTTTGGTGAGGACTTTAAAactaaagaagagagaaaagagg CGCTCTAATAGCCGACAGTTTGTTGATGGTCCCCCTGGACCTGTAAAGAAAACTCGTTCCATTGGCTCCACAGTAGACCAG GGAAATGAATCCATAGTTGCAAAAACTACAGTGACTGTTCCCAATGATGGTGGGCCCATTGAAGCTGTGTCCACTATTGAAACTGTGCCATATTGGACCAGGAGCCGAAGGAAAACAG GTAGTTTACAGCCTTGGAACAGTGACTCTACCCTGAGCAGCAGACAGCTGGAGCCAAAAACTGAGACAGACAATGCAGGCACGCCACAGAATAATGGAGGGATGCGCCTGCATGACTTTGTCTCTAAGACG GTTATTAAACCTGAATCCTGTGTTCCATGTGGGAAGCGGATAAAATTTGGCAAGCTCTCTCTGAAGTGTCGAGACTGTCGTGTGGTCTCTCATCCGGAGTGTCGGGACCGCTGTCCCCTTCCCTGCATTCCTACCCTGACAGGAACACCTGTCAAGATTGGAGAG GGAATGCTGGCAGATTTTGTGTCCCAGACTTCTCCAATGATCCCCTCCATTGTTGTCCACTGTGTAAATGAAATTGAGCAAAGAGGGCTGACTGAG ACAGGCCTGTATAGGATCTCGGGCTGTGACCGGACAGtaaaagaactgaaagagaaattCCTCAGAGTGAAAAATGTACCGCTCCTCAGCAAAGTGGATGATATCCATGCTATCTGTAGCCTTCTAAAAGACTTCCTTCGAAACCTCAAAGAACCCCTTCTGACCTTTCGGCTAAACAAAGCTTTTATGGAAGCAGCAG AAATTACAGATGAAGACAACAGCATAGCTGCCATGTACCAGGCTGTTGGTGAACTGCCCCAGGCCAACAGGGACACATTAGCTTTCCTCATGATTCACTTGCAGAG AGTGGCTCTGAGTCCACATACTAAAATGGATATTGCCAATCTGGCCAAAGTCTTTGGCCCTACAATAGTTGCCCATGCTGTGTCTAATCCAGACCCAGTGACAATGTTACAGGACATCAAGCGCCAACCCAAG GTGGTAGAGCGCCTGCTTTCATTGCCCCTAGAATACTGGAGTCAGTTCATGATGGTGGAGCAAGAGAACATTGACCCCCTGCATGTCATTGAAAACTCAAATGCCTTTTCAACGCCACAGACGCCAGATATTAAAG TGAGTTTACTGGGGCCTGTAACCACTCCTGAGCATCAGCTTCTGAAGACTCCTTCATCTAGCTCCCTGTCACAGAGAGTCCGCTCCACCCTCACCAAGAACACTCCCAG atttgGGAGCAAAAGCAAGTCTGCCACCAATCTAGGACGACAAGGCAACTTTTTTGCTTCTCCAATGCTTAAGTAA
- the RACGAP1 gene encoding rac GTPase-activating protein 1 isoform X2, whose amino-acid sequence MDTTMLNLRNLFEQLVRRVEILSEGNELQFIQLAKDFEDFRKKWQRTDHELGKYKDLLMKAETERSALDVKLKHARNQVDVEIKRRQRAEADCEKLERQIQLIREMLMCDTSGSIQLSEEQKSALAFLNRGQPSSGNAGNKRLSTIDESGSILSDISFDKTDESLDWDSSLVRTLKLKKREKRRSNSRQFVDGPPGPVKKTRSIGSTVDQGNESIVAKTTVTVPNDGGPIEAVSTIETVPYWTRSRRKTGSLQPWNSDSTLSSRQLEPKTETDNAGTPQNNGGMRLHDFVSKTVIKPESCVPCGKRIKFGKLSLKCRDCRVVSHPECRDRCPLPCIPTLTGTPVKIGEGMLADFVSQTSPMIPSIVVHCVNEIEQRGLTETGLYRISGCDRTVKELKEKFLRVKNVPLLSKVDDIHAICSLLKDFLRNLKEPLLTFRLNKAFMEAAEITDEDNSIAAMYQAVGELPQANRDTLAFLMIHLQRVALSPHTKMDIANLAKVFGPTIVAHAVSNPDPVTMLQDIKRQPKVVERLLSLPLEYWSQFMMVEQENIDPLHVIENSNAFSTPQTPDIKVSLLGPVTTPEHQLLKTPSSSSLSQRVRSTLTKNTPRFGSKSKSATNLGRQGNFFASPMLK is encoded by the exons ATGGATACTACGATGCTGAATTTGCGGAATCTGTTTGAGCAGCTTGTGCGCCGGGTGGAGATTCTCAGTGAAGGAAATGAACTCC AATTCATCCAGTTGGCGAAGGACTTTGAGGATTTCCGTAAAAAGTGGCAGAGAACAGACCATGAGCTGGGGAAATACAAGGATCTTTTGATGAAAGCGGAGACTGAGCGTAGCGCTCTGGATGTTAAGTTGAAGCATGCACGTAATCAGGTGGATGTAGAGATCAAACGGAGACAGAGAGCTGAGGCTGACTGTGAAAAGCTG GAACGACAGATTCAGCTGATTCGAGAGATGCTCATGTGTGACACATCTGGCAGCATTCAACTAAGCGAGGAGCAAAAATCAGCTCTGGCTTTTCTCAACAGAGGCCAACCATCCAGCGGCAATGCTGGGAACAAAAG ACTGTCAACCATTGATGAATCTGGTTCCATTTTATCAGATATCAGCTTTGACAAGACTGATGAATCACTG GATTGGGATTCTTCTTTGGTGAGGACTTTAAAactaaagaagagagaaaagagg CGCTCTAATAGCCGACAGTTTGTTGATGGTCCCCCTGGACCTGTAAAGAAAACTCGTTCCATTGGCTCCACAGTAGACCAG GGAAATGAATCCATAGTTGCAAAAACTACAGTGACTGTTCCCAATGATGGTGGGCCCATTGAAGCTGTGTCCACTATTGAAACTGTGCCATATTGGACCAGGAGCCGAAGGAAAACAG GTAGTTTACAGCCTTGGAACAGTGACTCTACCCTGAGCAGCAGACAGCTGGAGCCAAAAACTGAGACAGACAATGCAGGCACGCCACAGAATAATGGAGGGATGCGCCTGCATGACTTTGTCTCTAAGACG GTTATTAAACCTGAATCCTGTGTTCCATGTGGGAAGCGGATAAAATTTGGCAAGCTCTCTCTGAAGTGTCGAGACTGTCGTGTGGTCTCTCATCCGGAGTGTCGGGACCGCTGTCCCCTTCCCTGCATTCCTACCCTGACAGGAACACCTGTCAAGATTGGAGAG GGAATGCTGGCAGATTTTGTGTCCCAGACTTCTCCAATGATCCCCTCCATTGTTGTCCACTGTGTAAATGAAATTGAGCAAAGAGGGCTGACTGAG ACAGGCCTGTATAGGATCTCGGGCTGTGACCGGACAGtaaaagaactgaaagagaaattCCTCAGAGTGAAAAATGTACCGCTCCTCAGCAAAGTGGATGATATCCATGCTATCTGTAGCCTTCTAAAAGACTTCCTTCGAAACCTCAAAGAACCCCTTCTGACCTTTCGGCTAAACAAAGCTTTTATGGAAGCAGCAG AAATTACAGATGAAGACAACAGCATAGCTGCCATGTACCAGGCTGTTGGTGAACTGCCCCAGGCCAACAGGGACACATTAGCTTTCCTCATGATTCACTTGCAGAG AGTGGCTCTGAGTCCACATACTAAAATGGATATTGCCAATCTGGCCAAAGTCTTTGGCCCTACAATAGTTGCCCATGCTGTGTCTAATCCAGACCCAGTGACAATGTTACAGGACATCAAGCGCCAACCCAAG GTGGTAGAGCGCCTGCTTTCATTGCCCCTAGAATACTGGAGTCAGTTCATGATGGTGGAGCAAGAGAACATTGACCCCCTGCATGTCATTGAAAACTCAAATGCCTTTTCAACGCCACAGACGCCAGATATTAAAG TGAGTTTACTGGGGCCTGTAACCACTCCTGAGCATCAGCTTCTGAAGACTCCTTCATCTAGCTCCCTGTCACAGAGAGTCCGCTCCACCCTCACCAAGAACACTCCCAG atttgGGAGCAAAAGCAAGTCTGCCACCAATCTAGGACGACAAGGCAACTTTTTTGCTTCTCCAATGCTTAAGTAA